The Streptomyces rimosus genomic interval GAAGGGGCTGATTTGGGATGCGAGTCGCGGTCATAGGACAGGGATATGTGGGCTTGACCGGAGCGGTCGCCCTGGCCCATCAAGGGCATCACGTCACCGGGATCGAACAGGATCCGGACCGGCTGCGCGTCCTGGAGGCGGGACGGGCGCCGGTCTTCGAACCAGGGCTGCCGGAGCAGCTGACGGCCGCACAGGCCACCGGCCGGCTCTGCTTCGCCCGGTCCGTCACCGAAAGCCACCGGCGGACGCCGTTCGACATCGTCCTCGTCACCGTCGGGACACCACCCGCGCCGGACGGCTCCGCCGACCTGACGCAGGTGACTCCCGTACTGAACGAGGTCCTCCAACTGCTGCCCGCGCCCTGCGTGGTGCTCAAGTCGACCGTGCCACCGGGCACCAGCGCCATGCTCGCCGAGACCTACCCGCGGCTGCGTGAACGCTTCGCGTACAACCCGGAGTTCCTCAACCAGGGCAGCGCGCTGGAGGACTGGGCGGTTCCCGCCCGCATCGTGGCCGGTACGTGGCACGAGGCCGGGCTGCGGGCGCTGCGCGAGCTGTACGCGGGGGTGGCCGCGCCCTGGGTCGAGACGACGCCCTCCGGAGCGGAGATGATCAAGTACGCGAGCAACGCCTTCCTCGCCACGAAGATCAGCTTCGCGAATGAGGTGGCCGGCATGTGCTGCGGCCCGGACATCGACATCGACCATGTGATGCTGGGCGTCGGCTTCGACCCCCGGATCGGCCATGCCTTCCTCCAGCCCGGCCTCGGGTACGGCGACTCCTGCCTGCCCAAGGACACCCACGCGCTGGCCCACTGGGCGAGCACCGAAGGTCTGGCGACCCCGCTGCTGCGCGCCACCATCGCCGTCAACGATGCCCAGTTCGGCCTGGCCATCCAGATGCTGCGCGCCGAACTCGGCGGCGGCCCCGCCGACGGCCTGGCGGACGCGGAGATCGCGGTGCTCGGCGTACGGTACGAGCCCTGGAGCGACGACCTGCGCGCGGCGCCCAGCCGTACGGTGATCCCGGCGCTGCTCGGGCAGGGCGCGCGGGTGCGGGTCTGGGACCCGGGCACCGATACGGACGCCATCACCGGCCTGTTCCCCGGCGCCCGTGCGGCGGAGGGCCTGACGGAGGCGGTCGAGGGCGCCCACGCGGTTGTGGTGCTGACCGAGTGGCCGCAGGCGATCGAGGCCGACTGGCAGGCGCTGGCCGCCCTGCTCGACGAGCCGCGTCTGATCATCGACGGGAAGAACTGTCTCAGCCCGGAGCAGATGGGCGAGTTGGCCGTGCGCTACCGCAGCATCGGCACCCGGTTGCCCGCCTCGGCCGACGGCGGGCGGCCCGGACCGGCGGCCGGTGACCGCAGCGGCACGGAGTCGGAACCGGAAGCCGCCGTCCGCAGGCTCCCTCCGGAACCGCCGCCCCCTCTCCCAGACCGGTGAATCTCGGGATGTAAGGCACCAAATGCCGCTCGCCGTGGGTACGGACACAGGGACACAGAGGTCGGTCCCACGGCGAGAAGAGCGTTTCACGTGAAACAGCCACCCACGCTGGACGAACCGCCTCCGGGCGGAGTGCCCCCGGAGGCGGTTCCTCCTGAACCCTCGGCGTGGGCCCCCATGCGCCGCCGGATGTTCCGGGCGCTGTGGACGGCCCAGCTGGCGGCCAACATGGGCACCTGGATGCAGACGGTCGGCGCCCAGTGGCTGATGGGCGACCTCGGCGGCGGGCCGCTGGAGGTGGCCCTCGTGCAGACGGCCACCACGCTGCCGGTCTTCGCGCTGGTGGTGCCGGCCGGTGCGCTGGGCGACATCCTCGACCAGCGGCGGCTGCTCCTCGGCGGGCAGCTGCTGATGTTCCTCGGAGCGGCCGGGCTGGCCCTCGTCACCGGCGCCGGCCAGGCGACGCCGACCCTGCTGCTCCTGCTCACCGCCCTGATGGGGGTGGGCGAGGCGTTCTGCATCTCCTCGTTCCAGGCCATCCAGCCCGAGCTGGTCAGCAAGGACGAGATTCCCCAGGCCGCTCTGCTCAACAGCGCCAACGGCAACGTCGCGCGGGCCGCCGGGCCGGCTCTGGGCGGCCTGCTCATCTCCGCCGCGGGCCCGGCGGCCACCTTCGGGATCAACGCGCTGTCCTTCCTGGGCGTCATGATCGTGCTCTACGCCTGGCGTCGGCCCGCCACCCACCGGCCGCTGGGCTCGGAGCACGTACGGGGCGCGATCCGCGCGGGCGCCCGGTATGTGCGCAGGGCGCCCGAGTTCGGCGCCGTACTCGGCCGTTCCGGGCTCTTCATGCTCTTCGCGGGCGGGCTGTGGGCGCTGCTCCCGGCCATCGCGCGCGGGCCGCTGGGCATGAGCGCCGGGGGGTACGGGCTGCTGCTCGGCTGTGTCGGGGTGGGCGCGGTGGCCGGTGCGCTCGCACTGCCCGTCGTCCGGCCCCGTACGACGACGAACGGCCTGGTCACCGTCTCCATGGTGCTGTACGCGGCGACCATGGCGGTGATCGGTCTGGTGGACTCCTCGCTCGTGGCCGCGCTCGCCCTGATCGTCTCGGGCCTGGCCTGGGTGGCCGTGCTGTCCACCCTCTCCGCCTCGGCGCAGATCCTGCTCCCCGTGTGGGCACGCACCCGCGCGCTCGCCTACTACCAGCTGGTCTTCATGGGCGGGCAGGCGCTGGGCGGGGTGGGCTGGGGCCTGGTGGCCGACTGGTTCGGCGTACAGAGCGCGTTCGTGATCGCGGGCATCGGGCTGGTGCTGACGACGGTCGCGAGCATGCGGTCGATGCCGATGCCCGCCGGGCACATCGACATGGAGCACGTCCAGCACTGGCCCGAGCCGGAGAGCCTGGAGACGCCGGGCCGGAACATCGGCCCCGTGCTGGTCATCGTGGAGTGGCAGGTGGAACGGGCCAACGCGGAGGCGTTCATCCAGGCCATGCGGCCGGTCGGGCAGGCGCGGCGGCGTACCGGCGCGACGATCTGGGGCCTGTACGAGGACATGGACGACCCGACGGTCTTCCTGGAGACGTTCACCGTCGTCTCCGAGCGCGAGCACCTGCGCCAGCACCTGGAGCGCGGCACCAAGGAGGACCAGGAGCTGGAGCTGCGGGCCCGCGGCCTGACCCGGTCGGGCACCGCCCCTCGCGTACGGCATCTGATCTGGGCGTACGCGCTGGACCGCAGCGAGGAGCTGTCGGATCACGACGGGGCGATGACGGCTCACGACGGGGAAGTGTCGGCGCACCGGCACTGAAAGGGCGAGCGCACAGGGCTGCCGGGCCGCCAGGGCCTCCCGGCCCCTCCCACCCCCCTTCCGTCCCGCATTCTGGACCACCCTGCCCGACGCATACGTGTTGTATCTATGCTGTGCGCATGCCATCAGTCGCCGCTCCGGTCACAGCTGCGCCGGAAACCCCCACCGGTACCGCCACCGCCACGAAAACCCCGCCCGCCGCCGAGCGCGTCTACGCGTACGTCAAGCAAGCCGTACTGGAGCGGCGCTACGAGGGCGGCATGCTGCTCACCGAAGGCGAGCTGGCCGAGGCCGTCGGCGTATCGCGCACGCCCGTACGGGAGGCGCTGCTGCGCCTTGAGGTCG includes:
- a CDS encoding UDP-glucose dehydrogenase family protein translates to MRVAVIGQGYVGLTGAVALAHQGHHVTGIEQDPDRLRVLEAGRAPVFEPGLPEQLTAAQATGRLCFARSVTESHRRTPFDIVLVTVGTPPAPDGSADLTQVTPVLNEVLQLLPAPCVVLKSTVPPGTSAMLAETYPRLRERFAYNPEFLNQGSALEDWAVPARIVAGTWHEAGLRALRELYAGVAAPWVETTPSGAEMIKYASNAFLATKISFANEVAGMCCGPDIDIDHVMLGVGFDPRIGHAFLQPGLGYGDSCLPKDTHALAHWASTEGLATPLLRATIAVNDAQFGLAIQMLRAELGGGPADGLADAEIAVLGVRYEPWSDDLRAAPSRTVIPALLGQGARVRVWDPGTDTDAITGLFPGARAAEGLTEAVEGAHAVVVLTEWPQAIEADWQALAALLDEPRLIIDGKNCLSPEQMGELAVRYRSIGTRLPASADGGRPGPAAGDRSGTESEPEAAVRRLPPEPPPPLPDR
- a CDS encoding MFS transporter, translating into MKQPPTLDEPPPGGVPPEAVPPEPSAWAPMRRRMFRALWTAQLAANMGTWMQTVGAQWLMGDLGGGPLEVALVQTATTLPVFALVVPAGALGDILDQRRLLLGGQLLMFLGAAGLALVTGAGQATPTLLLLLTALMGVGEAFCISSFQAIQPELVSKDEIPQAALLNSANGNVARAAGPALGGLLISAAGPAATFGINALSFLGVMIVLYAWRRPATHRPLGSEHVRGAIRAGARYVRRAPEFGAVLGRSGLFMLFAGGLWALLPAIARGPLGMSAGGYGLLLGCVGVGAVAGALALPVVRPRTTTNGLVTVSMVLYAATMAVIGLVDSSLVAALALIVSGLAWVAVLSTLSASAQILLPVWARTRALAYYQLVFMGGQALGGVGWGLVADWFGVQSAFVIAGIGLVLTTVASMRSMPMPAGHIDMEHVQHWPEPESLETPGRNIGPVLVIVEWQVERANAEAFIQAMRPVGQARRRTGATIWGLYEDMDDPTVFLETFTVVSEREHLRQHLERGTKEDQELELRARGLTRSGTAPRVRHLIWAYALDRSEELSDHDGAMTAHDGEVSAHRH